From a region of the Microbacterium sp. nov. GSS16 genome:
- a CDS encoding PucR family transcriptional regulator: protein MNRSSAGAVELRDLIDARELTGLSVLHLVSDRSPVRDLALVSDFEDIGSVGPDTVVLLARGAARGGWMISAALRYAWERRACALIVPEQPFTASVIELAKRLEVSLLTTRRDMTRLAIDAAIRIGAARAEAMVRVRAVVDRLADVPGPAQAVEMLSDELGGAEVWIESSGARTLASPVPAGSEAQSQRSSLVRARLGTSAEGRDAEPDLLLARVPAQAVVFGEQLLAGAASSVRALLLEQRLKATRSSLPAISITTLTGSASVASFTDPEAGEIGTRPQAPLDGSFFAVCLLTSEPDRVGALVHQLWLMAFPEAPLARFDGGWIGFLPAEDPGQRTRALEQVRSSFVRAAGAPIAGGSSRIHRSPTEARHAVREAWLAARLADPPTTSGDAPGSDALVEFESAPLRLMHRLVPVDLAEQLVAALFPRLLADPSAPRLIKAVVGYLSANGSISTAAARLGLHRNTVQSRLHRAAELDVDLTDPAHVLPIHLLFQAVRHSEGLFLESES, encoded by the coding sequence CCCTGGTCTCCGATTTCGAGGACATCGGATCGGTCGGCCCTGACACCGTGGTGCTGCTCGCGCGAGGCGCCGCACGCGGAGGCTGGATGATCTCCGCAGCCCTGCGCTACGCGTGGGAGCGCCGGGCGTGCGCGCTCATCGTCCCTGAGCAGCCGTTCACCGCCTCCGTCATCGAACTGGCGAAGCGCCTGGAGGTCTCGCTGCTCACCACCCGTCGCGACATGACCCGCCTGGCCATCGATGCCGCGATCCGGATCGGAGCTGCACGCGCCGAGGCGATGGTGCGCGTGCGCGCCGTCGTCGACCGGCTGGCCGACGTGCCGGGGCCGGCGCAGGCCGTCGAGATGCTCTCCGACGAGCTCGGTGGCGCCGAGGTGTGGATCGAATCGTCGGGGGCTCGCACCCTCGCGTCGCCGGTGCCTGCCGGCAGCGAAGCACAATCGCAGCGCTCGTCGCTGGTGAGGGCGCGCCTCGGGACGAGCGCAGAGGGTCGAGACGCCGAACCCGACCTGCTTCTCGCCAGGGTGCCCGCCCAGGCCGTGGTGTTCGGCGAGCAGCTGCTCGCCGGCGCGGCGTCCTCGGTGAGGGCACTGCTGCTCGAGCAGCGCCTGAAGGCGACTCGCTCGTCACTTCCGGCGATCTCGATCACCACTCTCACCGGCTCCGCTTCCGTCGCGTCATTCACGGATCCGGAAGCAGGAGAGATCGGGACCCGGCCGCAGGCGCCCCTCGACGGTTCCTTCTTCGCCGTGTGCCTGCTCACGTCCGAGCCCGACCGGGTGGGCGCGCTCGTGCATCAGCTCTGGCTGATGGCGTTCCCCGAAGCCCCGCTCGCCCGATTCGACGGCGGCTGGATCGGGTTCCTGCCCGCCGAGGATCCCGGCCAGCGCACGAGGGCACTGGAGCAGGTGAGAAGCAGTTTCGTACGCGCGGCGGGAGCCCCGATCGCCGGAGGCTCCTCGCGCATCCACCGCTCCCCCACCGAGGCGAGGCATGCCGTCCGGGAGGCCTGGCTGGCGGCGCGTCTGGCGGATCCCCCCACCACGTCGGGCGACGCACCCGGCTCCGATGCGCTCGTGGAATTCGAGAGCGCACCCCTCCGCCTGATGCACCGCCTCGTGCCGGTCGATCTCGCCGAGCAGCTCGTCGCAGCGCTGTTCCCACGCCTGCTCGCCGACCCGTCAGCGCCTCGCCTCATCAAGGCGGTGGTCGGCTACCTGTCGGCGAACGGGTCGATATCGACCGCCGCCGCACGCCTCGGCCTGCACCGCAACACCGTGCAGTCGAGGCTCCACCGCGCGGCAGAGCTCGACGTCGATCTCACCGACCCCGCCCATGTGCTGCCCATCCACCTGCTCTTCCAAGCCGTCCGGCACAGCGAGGGCCTGTTCCTCGAGAGCGAGAGCTGA
- a CDS encoding LacI family DNA-binding transcriptional regulator: protein MRRPSSKLTDVAKLAGVSVATASKALNGRKEVAPATRLRVQRAAEQLAFVHNRQARSLSTGRTGIVGLLTSDLEGRFSLPILMGAEDAFGAEQTSILLSDARGDTVRELRHVDTFVQQRVDALMVVGSRTDPRRSLGTSHDFPIVYVYTPSESAEDCSLTIDNVDAGFKVAEHLAVIGRQRLLHITGPLGDAAARDRAQGIDAFISASASSLRLSDRTSYGEWSERWGRSAALMAIDRGVEFDAIVCDSDQIARGALGALAMLGIAVPGEVAIASFDNWELLVADTAPPITSVDMKLTQLGQQAAGLLTDAISGTPLPLGVQRMNASLVVRGSTVP, encoded by the coding sequence ATGCGACGACCGAGCTCCAAGCTGACGGATGTCGCGAAGCTCGCCGGTGTCTCCGTGGCGACTGCGTCAAAGGCCCTCAATGGTCGGAAAGAGGTCGCACCTGCCACGCGCCTGCGTGTGCAACGCGCTGCCGAACAGCTTGCGTTCGTACACAATCGGCAAGCGCGCAGTCTGTCGACCGGCAGAACCGGCATAGTCGGCCTTCTGACATCCGATCTCGAGGGTCGTTTCAGTCTTCCGATCCTCATGGGGGCTGAAGACGCCTTCGGGGCGGAACAGACATCGATTCTCCTGAGCGACGCTCGGGGCGACACAGTGAGAGAACTCCGACACGTCGACACTTTCGTACAGCAGCGGGTCGATGCGCTGATGGTCGTCGGAAGCCGCACGGATCCGCGGCGTTCGCTCGGCACCTCGCACGACTTTCCGATCGTCTATGTCTACACTCCTTCGGAGTCAGCCGAGGATTGCTCGCTCACCATCGACAACGTGGATGCCGGCTTCAAAGTCGCGGAGCATCTTGCGGTGATCGGACGACAGCGATTGCTCCACATCACAGGCCCGCTCGGCGACGCAGCCGCGCGCGACCGAGCGCAGGGAATCGATGCGTTCATCAGTGCCTCCGCTTCTTCCTTGCGGCTCAGCGACCGCACGAGCTACGGAGAGTGGAGCGAACGCTGGGGTCGTTCCGCCGCTCTGATGGCGATCGACAGGGGTGTCGAGTTCGACGCGATCGTCTGCGACTCGGACCAGATCGCGCGAGGCGCTCTGGGTGCACTCGCGATGCTCGGCATCGCGGTGCCCGGAGAGGTCGCCATCGCCAGTTTCGACAACTGGGAACTGCTCGTCGCGGACACGGCCCCTCCCATCACGAGCGTCGATATGAAACTGACTCAGCTCGGTCAGCAGGCGGCGGGTCTCCTCACCGACGCGATCTCGGGAACGCCGCTGCCGCTCGGTGTGCAGCGCATGAACGCCAGCCTGGTCGTCCGTGGCTCGACGGTCCCGTGA